One Streptomyces mobaraensis NBRC 13819 = DSM 40847 DNA segment encodes these proteins:
- a CDS encoding class I SAM-dependent methyltransferase, with product MSIDQVRRPEPVDQDVLDGQSAYHRRALTFYDLVVFRGSAPLFWRCSPRNFHRMYATCAGAKHLEVGVGTGYLLDHCPFPTADPDITLVDLNATALAFTARRLKRYRVTQVQGNALEPLPVPDASYDSVALSFLLHCIPGSLREKGVALRHAARAVKPGGYVFGSTVLSQGVPVTRAGRSLMDKLNAKGVFHNQEDSLEDLRDQLTQHFTDHDLVVRGSVGLWRARTAG from the coding sequence ATGAGCATCGATCAGGTCCGCCGGCCGGAACCCGTGGACCAGGACGTCCTCGACGGCCAGTCCGCCTACCACCGCCGCGCGCTCACCTTCTACGACCTGGTCGTCTTCCGCGGCAGCGCGCCCCTGTTCTGGCGCTGCTCGCCGCGCAACTTCCACCGGATGTACGCCACCTGCGCCGGTGCGAAGCACCTGGAGGTCGGGGTCGGCACGGGCTACCTGCTCGACCACTGCCCGTTCCCCACCGCCGACCCGGACATCACCCTCGTCGACCTCAACGCCACCGCCCTCGCATTCACCGCCCGCCGCCTGAAGCGCTACCGCGTCACCCAGGTCCAGGGCAACGCCCTCGAACCGCTGCCCGTGCCCGACGCCTCGTACGACTCGGTCGCCCTCAGCTTCCTGCTGCACTGCATCCCCGGCAGCCTGCGCGAGAAGGGCGTGGCCCTCCGCCACGCGGCGCGGGCCGTGAAGCCCGGCGGGTACGTCTTCGGCAGCACGGTCCTCTCCCAGGGCGTCCCGGTCACCCGTGCCGGCCGCTCGCTGATGGACAAGCTGAACGCCAAGGGGGTCTTCCACAACCAGGAGGACAGCCTGGAGGATCTGCGGGACCAGCTCACCCAGCACTTCACCGACCACGACCTCGTCGTGCGCGGCAGCGTCGGCCTCTGGCGCGCCCGCACGGCCGGCTGA